A genomic segment from Aspergillus puulaauensis MK2 DNA, chromosome 1, nearly complete sequence encodes:
- a CDS encoding TRAPPII-specific subunit TRS120 (BUSCO:EOG0926077L;~COG:U;~EggNog:ENOG410QDBC;~InterPro:IPR013935;~PFAM:PF08626), whose protein sequence is MGVDPLSPIAPARLRALILPVGRIKRSRFLSFAARLQSENVVRLGDISPDARPNRNMFSPLAFPTGIILYDLSFSMPPISHLELYPFELFREPLVVLAIADGSELPGGTDKNGVDSNTDKSPNPEGLGYLQQELELLKEKNPRALVHQLLVFDYDGVSKASNGPDNVLWIPPPQASKATTMKTVLCDITSLLLSEMDEFAKTIQSIPTIESPKASSWGPHRGPDLRRRPTDKLFHRMTMPAQLPTDPSSAPETPEASSQSSPTPEDHETPTTFDEITRSIQVASRSNTTLGKPGSIPSSKEHSRDRMSASGLSATDRTKNRIKGRSGVVIGTLFLQSGRWPDALKELVEAASNARASSDYVWHAKALESILLCLLMFAWAGMDFQVPPICYPVADKSSKMAAAMTFDPASSQSSAGNRIISLQNLSNLLPDLANNILNLYNRAANITDEPLPQLVFSETVIRLARLLVAARIRDGALDDIALKHVVMNEPLELLIRPERPRGLTILRKNEIANFLFRALPLSASSDLPATDATPILIGVVSVLNTLDLPRKKAFVLRELLSILVPALVTARKIGAAEVGIHPAAGLSSLSDTAFDINALDIGPGNMDQSMRALLGTIGEVYGVQSSSWTELGKRRSGSAIDLETTEYDSVAGIAERAFRHVVLDRYGDLNLKIDVLKMCINSCEALPDFGGVLRFTVELLQTIRGDLMLSRLSYTAPCLQPDEQVRLLNNIKRTVGAANRLGVAGLEAEYWDDFLVRGVELLTLTDPKKPVRRSKSELDAVTATSEKSTKDPFLYNPFSKATSKASELLMVAGEHATFQVTLQNPYEFEIEIERIRLESEGVPLDAVAEWVLLPPLCIQDIAVYGIAHEQGSLKITGCAVKARYCRERSFPIFKDFWKPDVEVKYKRTGLSAKKPSADRPLSWSSTFSKDGKPLAKKGPETSCCEVKVIRPQPSLTIESLSLSQSALMVLEGERATFNITLRNSSSCDLDFILFTFQDSTTKQIQTALSNKDLLPVEIYELALKLTRPALQWRREGLNPSDYSILAGQRATFVIDVTGNPGLQEATVQIDYSSIGVSYEALPDIFYTRQLFIPLTATVNASVEVARCDILPFSSDFAWSNNGKLDISRPPSEALESLDLHSSDHFSTVLSNLARGSYGSDHCILLLDLRNAWPNPLSVALHVMDKPRELAKGASVITDEAGQYSLREDLQPGQMSRFVLVLPRVYVQNPHASIPSISTGSKRQFVVSAHKLTFDAEAAAREAFWYREELLKRVSGSWKETLGGRKGTIDLRNLRFNARMVDALRLEDVETSFSLKPSFTGDSQTGTPPGVIQIGRSKYRVETDEMLDLTVTVHNRSSKPIHSVLRLQPSLRNQPSNVALDLPRRLAWTGMLQQVLPVLGCGESTTATVGVTILCRGEYEFGATIEELRLLHTSSERDGKTTTDHTSVYYPSDEDFIKDTFGADMAKKRRIWHARETCVMTAHD, encoded by the exons ATGGGCGTTGATCCTCTCTCCCCTATTGCGCCCGCGCGCTTGCGAGCTTTGATACTTCCAGTTGGCCGAATTAAGCGATCTCGCTTTCTCAGTTTCGCCGCGAGGCTCCAGTCCGAAAATGTGGTCCGCTTGGGGGACATCAGCCCCGATGCGCGGCCCAATCGAA ACATGTTCTCTCCCCTAGCCTTCCCGACGGGCATTATTCTTTACGATCTTTCATTTTCCATGCCCCCAATATCACATCTGGAATTGTATCCATTTGAATTGTTTAGGGAGCCTTTGGTAGTTCTTGCAATAGCCGATGGGTCGGAGCTTCCTGGAGGTACAGACAAAAATGGTGTCGACTCGAATACCGACAAGTCGCCGAATCCAGAGGGATTGGGTTACCTCCAACAAGAACTCGAGCTACTAAAGGAGAAGAATCCAAGAGCGTTGGTGCATCAACTTCTGGTGTTTGATTATGATGGTGTTAGTAAAGCCTCTAATGGTCCCGATAACGTTCTATGGATTCCGCCTCCGCAGGCCTCCAAAGCTACCACGATGAAAACTGTACTGTGTGATATCACGTCGCTGCTCCTTTCTGAGATGGACGAGTTTGCAAAGACTATTCAGAGTATCCCAACCATTGAATCCCCAAAGGCCTCGTCTTGGGGTCCGCATCGTGGACCAGATTTGCGCCGGCGCCCAACAGACAAGCTGTTTCATAGGATGACGATGCCTGCGCAGCTCCCCACGGACCCAAGCAGTGCCCCCGAAACCCCCGAAGCCTCCAGCCAAAGCTCGCCGACACCTGAAGATCATGAGACACCGACCACGTTCGATGAGATCACTCGATCTATACAGGTGGCTAGTCGCTCCAACACCACCCTAGGCAAACCAGGCTCTATACCGTCGTCCAAAGAGCACAGTAGGGATCGGATGTCAGCTAGTGGCCTGAGTGCCACCGATCGGACGAAAAACCGGATCAAAGGTCGCTCAGGTGTCGTAATAGGAACTCTGTTCCTCCAGTCTGGAAGATGGCCGGATGCTCTGAAGGAACTCGTGGAAGCAGCATCTAACGCAAGGGCAAGCAGCGACTATGTGTGGCATGCCAAAGCGCTCGAGTCGATTCTTCTCTGCTTGCTGATGTTTGCTTGGGCGGGCATGGATTTTCAG GTCCCTCCAATATGCTACCCCGTTGCCGATAAATCTTCCAAAATGGCGGCAGCAATGACTTTTGATCCAGCTTCTAGTCAGTCCTCCGCAGGGAATCGCATCATTTCCCTCCAAAACCTCTCAAACCTTTTGCCTGATCTGGCGAACAATATTCTCAATCTGTATAATCGTGCGGCCAATATTACAGATGAACCGCTACCACAGCTCGTCTTTTCTGAAACAGTTATTCGCCTGGCAAGGTTATTAGTGGCCGCCCGAATCCGCGATGGGGCTTTGGATGACATTGCCTTGAAGCACGTTGTGATGAATGAGCCATTGGAACTTCTAATCCGACCAGAGCGGCCTCGGGGACTGACAATCCTTCGAAAAAACGAAATTGCGAATTTTCTCTTCCGCGCGCTGCCACTTTCTGCTAGCTCAGATTTACCTGCGACGGACGCGACACCTATCCTTATCGGTGTTGTATCTGTCCTAAACACGCTTGATTTGCCACGGAAAAAAGCATTCGTATTAAGGGAGCTTCTATCTATTTTGGTTCCGGCTTTAGTAACGGCTCGCAAAATTGGGGCTGCTGAAGTTGGtatccatcctgcagcaggttTATCGTCACTCAGTGACACTGCTTTTGACATAAATGCCCTTGATATAGGCCCAGGAAACATGGACCAGAGCATGCGTGCGCTTCTCGGTACTATAGGAGAAGTATACGGCGTACAATCCTCGTCTTGGACCGAGCTAGGGAAAAGAAGGTCCGGAAGCGCTATTGATTTGGAAACCACCGAGTACGACTCGGTAGCTGGGATCGCCGAAAGGGCTTTCCGACACGTTGTCCTAGATCGTTACGGCGACCTGAACCTCAAGATTGATGTTCTCAAAATGTGCATCAACTCATGTGAAGCCCTTCCGGATTTTGGTGGCGTTCTGCGATTCACTGTTGAGCTGCTTCAAACGATTCGAGGAGACCTCATGCTCTCCAGACTGTCTTACACCGCACCTTGTTTGCAACCGGACGAGCAGGTTCGCCTTTTGAATAATATCAAACGAACTGTTGGGGCCGCGAATCGGCTTGGTGTAGCTGGGCTAGAAGCCGAATATTGGGATGATTTCTTAGTTCGCGGTGTTGAGCTTCTAACCCTAACTGACCCCAAAAAGCCAGTTCGTCGATCCAAATCTGAACTCGACGCTGTTACTGCGACAAGCGAAAAATCCACAAAAGATCCGTTCTTGTACAATCCCTTTTCTAAGGCCACTAGCAAGGCTTCAGAGCTGCTTATGGTTGCTGGTGAACATGCGACATTCCAGGTCACTCTTCAGAATCCTTACGAGTTTGAAATCGAGATCGAACGGATCCGCTTGGAGAGCGAAGGTGTGCCTCTGGATGCCGTGGCTGAATGGGTACTCCTTCCACCGCTCTGTATTCAGGACATCGCAGTATATGGAATAGCCCATGAGCAGGGCTCATTGAAAATAACAGGCTGTGCTGTCAAGGCTCGGTACTGTAGGGAGCGAAGCTTCCCTATATTCAAAGATTTCTGGAAACCTGATGTAGAGGTGAAATACAAACGAACCGGACTATCTGCCAAGAAGCCTTCCGCTGATCGTCCTCTATCTTGGAGCTCCACGTTCTCCAAGGATGGAAAGCCACTTGCAAAGAAAGGACCTGAAACATCCTGTTGTGAGGTAAAAGTTATCCGGCCCCAGCCATCCCTCACAATAGAGTCACTTTCGCTTTCTCAATCCGCGCTTATGGTTCTTGAGGGTGAAAGGGCAACATTCAACATCACGCTACGCAACTCATCTTCGTGCGACCTCGACTTTATTTTATTCACTTTCCAAGACTCGACAACGAAGCAAATACAGACCGCGCTGAGCAACAAGGACTTGCTCCCAGTTGAAATATATGAGTTAGCGCTGAAGCTAACAAGACCAGCTCTGCAGTGGCGCAGAGAGGGCTTGAATCCAAGTGACTATTCCATCCTTGCGGGGCAACGTGCGACGTTCGTTATCGACGTTACTGGAAACCCTGGGTTGCAGGAAGCTACAGTGCAGATCGACTATTCCAGCATCGGAGTCTCTTATGAAGCACTGCCAGACATATTCTATACCAGACAGCTATTTATACCGCTCACGGCAACTGTAAACGCGAGTGTGGAAGTGGCCCGTTGCGATATATTACCCTTCAGTAGTGACTTTGCATGGTCGAATAATGGGAAGCTTGACATCAGTCGTCCCCCCAGCGAAGCTCTCGAATCTTTAGACCTTCACAGCAGTGATCATTTCTCAACTGTTCTCTCGAATCTGGCGCGCGGATCATATGGCTCTGATCACTGCATTCTACTTCTTGACCTCCGAAACGCCTGGCCGAACCCATTATCCGTTGCTTTGCATGTCATGGACAAACCCCGGGAGCTGGCTAAGGGCGCTTCTGTGATTACTGATGAAGCCGGGCAATACTCCCTGCGTGAGGACCTTCAGCCAGGCCAGATGTCGCGCTTTGTACTCGTCCTACCTCGTGTTTATGTACAAAATCCTCATGCCTCAATACCGTCTATAAGCACGGGATCCAAGAGACAGTTTGTTGTTAGTGCACATAAACTTACATTCGACGCTGAAGCTGCAGCACGGGAGGCGTTCTGGTATCGAGAAGAGCTTCTCAAGAGAGTCAGTGGGTCCTGGAAAGAAACCTTGGGCGGTCGTAAAGGGACAATTGACCTGAGAAACTTGCGGTTCAATGCTCGGATGGTGGATGCATTGCGACTTGAGGATGTAGAGACTAGTTTCTCGTTGAAACCTTCCTTCACTGGGGATTCTCAGACTGGCACTCCCCCTGGCGTTATTCAAATAGGGAGGTCGAAATACAGGGTCGAAACCGACGAGATGTTGGATCTTACCGTCACTGTTCACAACCGCTCGTCTAAGCCCATCCACTCCGTCCTACGACTCCAGCCCAGCCTTCGCAATCAACCAAGCAATGTTGCGCTTGATCTCCCAAGACGCTTGGCTTGGACAGGCATGCTACAGCAAGTACTTCCTGTGTTAGGCTGTGGTGAAAGCACGACTGCTACCGTCGGCGTCACAATCCTCTGCCGAGGCGAGTACGAATTCGGCGCGACAATCGAGGAGCTACGCCTCCTACACACATCCTCCGAGAGAGACGGGAAAACCACAACAGATCATACGTCTGTCTATTACCCCAGCGATGAAGATTTCATCAAGGATACCTTCGGCGCCGACATGGCTAAGAAACGACGCATCTGGCACGCCAGAGAAACATGTGTTATGACCGCTCATGATTAA
- a CDS encoding SDR family oxidoreductase (COG:Q;~EggNog:ENOG410PHZH;~InterPro:IPR002347,IPR036291;~PFAM:PF00106,PF13561,PF08659,PF01370;~go_process: GO:0055114 - oxidation-reduction process [Evidence IEA]), whose translation MPATRGPPSAIEGSQTATASFQEQRCFSNPMELHNSPPRAATALSPSAATNSREPKLQLPSTTDPPGPQNRPKPLVWLIFGATGHMGRSLVKTALSRDDLVAAAGRTFETSPQAMKKLEDEHENCLGLLCDVRARETVQQVIDRTIERFGHIDIIANCAGYGVIGACEDQDEYDIRDQFETNFTGTLNMIQLSLPHFRERRTGRYLIFSSTSGALGVPGLGPYCASKYAVEGLMESMLYEVDSFNIKTTLVEPGHMRRDDVGDLVSAEPFPGTDSVHNLSSPLPLYGHFLVKPPSEPYNTPTAPAAHAKRMLMWLGDKQPASAVKAAHLVWQLGHCSYPPLRLILGTYAVESIRDRLKCIIEEIEDWKYLSFPSVDQPIGSAGESKDMPLSNTQEQEEEGRV comes from the exons ATGCCGGCGACTCGAGGTCCTCCCTCCGCGATCGAAGGCTCCCAGACTGCAACAGCTTCCTTTCAAGAACAACGTTGTTTCTCCAACCCGATGGAGCTTCACAACTCCCCTCCCAGAGCGGCAACAGCCCTGTCGCCCTCTGCAGCAACCAACAGTCGAGAACCgaagctccagcttccttcGACCACCGACCCCCCAGGTCCGCAGAACCGGCCCAAACCACTTGTCTGGCTG ATTTTTGGCGCAACTGGCCACATGGGCCGTTCTCTCGTGAAAACCGCTCTCTCGCGTGACGACCTCGTCGCGGCCGCCGGCCGCACCTTCGAAACCAGCCCGCAAgcgatgaagaagctcgaAGATGAACATGAAAATTGCCTAGGTCTCCTCTGCGACGTGCGAGCCCGCGAAACCGTGCAGCAAGTTATTGACCGCACAATCGAGCGCTTCGGCCacatcgacatcatcgccaacTGCGCGGGGTACGGCGTCATCGGGGCCTGCGAGGACCAGGACGAATACGACATCCGCGACCAGTTTGAAACTAATTTCACGGGGACTCTTAACATGATTCAGCTATCGTTGCCACATTTTAGGGAACGCCGAACGGGGCGATATTTGATATTTAGCTCAACTTCTGGCGCGCTCGGTGTACCTGGCTTAGGACCGTACTGTGCGTCAAAGTATGCTGTTGAGGGGTTGATGGAGAGTATGCTTTACGAAGTTGACAGCTTCAACATTAAGACTACGCTCGTCGAGCCCGGCCACATGCGCCGAGATGATGTTGGAGATCTTGTCTCAGCTGAGCCTTTCCCCGGCACTGACAGCGTGCATAACCTTTCATCTCCCCTACCCTTATATGGTCATTTCCTCGTGAAGCCGCCAAGCGAGCCGTATAACACGCCTACGGCGCCAGCAGCTCACGCAAAGCGGATGCTCATGTGGCTGGGCGATAAGCAGCCCGCCAGTGCTGTCAAGGCAGCGCATTTGGTCTGGCAGCTGGGCCACTGCTCTTATCCGCCGCTGAGACTTATATTGGGGACATATGCGGTTGAAAGTATCCGGGATCGACTCAAGTGTATTATTGAGGAGATAGAGGACTGGAAATATCTTAGTTTCCCGTCTGTTGACCAGCCTATTGGCTCTGCCGGGGAGAGTAAGGACATGCCTCTATCAAACACCCAAgaacaggaagaggagggcaGAGTATGA
- a CDS encoding Sec1 family protein (COG:J,U;~EggNog:ENOG410Q8NB;~InterPro:IPR001619,IPR043127,IPR036045,IPR043154, IPR027482;~PFAM:PF00995;~go_process: GO:0006904 - vesicle docking involved in exocytosis [Evidence IEA];~go_process: GO:0016192 - vesicle-mediated transport [Evidence IEA]), with product MDVVSAVSGYISKMVTAGDPSASGPSTTKMKILLLDSETVPIVSTAITQSALLNHEVYLIDRLDNSARERMRHLRCLCFVRPSPTSIQLLIDELREPKYGEYYIYLSNIIRKSSLERLAEADVHEVVRVMQEQFADFLVINPDLCSLNLGYPSQRLWANSPDVWNADALQRTTEGVIATLLSLKKNPLIRYEKNSLLAKKLATEVRYQLTQEEQLFNFRKTDTSPILLILDRRDDPITPLLTQWTYQAMVHELMGIHNGRVDLRDVPEIRPELREIVLSQDQDPFFKKNMYQNFGDLGQNIKEYVEQYQVKTQNTMNIESIADMKRFVEDYPEFRKLSGNVSKHVTLVGELSRQVGEDTLLDVSELEQSLACNDNHNSDLKNLQRIIQIPTVPAENKLRLVALYAIRYEKQPSNALPILLDLLVTAGNVPSHRVNIIPKILAYHHSLQAPPIAGGFSDLFESTSLFSGARDRFKGLKGVENVYTQHSPRLEATLQNLIKGKLKELQYPFLEGGGHIRDKPQDIIIFMVGGTTYEEAKMVTQVNASSPGIRVVLASTSIHNSKSFLEEVDDAVSGWPEPASSTAAGRLRREIGH from the exons ATGGACGTCGTCTCCGCGGTGTCTGGCTACATCTCCAAGATGGTCACTGCGGGCGATCCATCGGCATCAGGCCCGTCTACAACCAAGATGAAGATCTTACTACTTGACAGTGAGACA GTACCGATTGTATCGACGGCCATCACTCAATCCGCCCTGCTAAACCATGAGGTATACCTGATCGACCGACTGGACAACTCTGCTCGAGAGAGAATGCGACATTTACGCTGCCTTTGCTTCGTGCGGCCGTCCCCGACatccatccagctcctcatcgacgAACTCCGCGAGCCGAAGTACGGCGAGTATTACATCTACCTTAGCAACATTATCCGCAAATCCTCATTGGAGCGTTTGGCCGAAGCCGATGTGCACGAAGTCGTACGGGTCATGCAGGAGCAATTTGCGGATTTCCTTGTGATTAATCCCGACCTTTGTTCTCTGAATCTAGGTTATCCGAGCCAGCGACTTTGGGCCAATTCACCAGACGTATGGAACGCGGACGCGCTACAGAGAACCACGGAGGGCGTAATTGCGACGTTACTTTCCCTGAAGAAGAATCCGTTAATTCGATATGAGAAAAATAGCCTGTTGGCCAAGAAGCTGGCAACAGAAGTTCGCTATCAGCTGACacaggaggagcagctcTTCAATTTTCGCAAAACCGATACCTCTCCGATCCTACTTATTCTCGACCGTCGCGATGATCCAATAACGCCGCTCCTCACACAATGGACATACCAGGCCATGGTACATGAATTAATGGGGATTCATAATGGGCGGGTAGACCTTCGAGATGTCCCAGAAATTCGCCCTGAGTTACGGGAAATCGTTCTTTCTCAAGACCAGGATCCGTTCTTTAAGAAGAATATGTACCAGAATTTCGGTGATCTCGGCCAGAATATCAAAGAATACGTGGAACAGTATCAAGTGAAGACACAAAACACAATGAATATTGAGTCTATTGCCGATATGAAGCGCTTCGTGGAAGACTACCCCGAGTTTCGAAAGCTTTCAGGAAACGTGAGCAAACATGTCACGCTGGTCGGCGAGCTTAGTCGGCAGGTAGGGGAAGATACCCTGCTCGATGTGAGTGAACTTGAACAGAGCTTGGCTTGTAACGACAATCATAATAGCGATCTAAAG AATTTGCAAAGGATCATTCAAATACCCACAGTACCTGCTGAGAATAAGCTGCGCTTAGTAGCCTTATATGCTATCAGATACGAGAAACAACCTTCAAACGCTCTTCCGATCCTGCTTGACCTGCTCGTCACGGCGGGAAATGTCCCATCGCACCGTGTGAACATCATACCAAAGATACTCGCCTACCACCATTCTCTCCAAGCTCCGCCTATTGCTGGCGGCTTCTCTGACCTCTTTGAATCTACATCGCTGTTTTCCGGTGCCCGGGACAGGTTTAAGGGGTTAAAGGGAGTTGAGAATGTGTACACGCAACATTCGCCTCGGCTAGAAGCAACCCTACAAAATTTAATCAAGGGCAAACTCAAGGAGCTCCAATATCCATTCTTAGAGGGTGGCGGTCATATCCGAGACAAACCGCAAGACATTATTATATTCATGGTTGGCGGAACGACGTATGAAGAAGCGAAAATGGTAACCCAAGTTAATGCCAGCTCCCCGGGTATACGGGTAGTTTTGGCCAGCACCTCCATCCACAACAGCAAAAGTTTTCTTGAGGAAGTCGACGATGCTGTCAGCGGGTGGCCCGAACCTGCGTCTTCCACTGCCGCTGGACGGCTTCGGAGAGAGATCGGACACTAG
- the ALE1 gene encoding lysophospholipid acyltransferase (BUSCO:EOG0926251E;~COG:I;~EggNog:ENOG410PHXS;~InterPro:IPR004299;~PFAM:PF03062;~TransMembrane:8 (i7-26o38-54i66-84o96-118i242-263o391-409i437-457o469-493i)), whose product MFPGIDYCTSISFFFFCADSSLVFSYPARITGASVDELKLIASFLLSYPLAGLLKRIPDTQPWKKNAFNIAVSLFYLIGLFDLWDGLRTLIYSSAGIYAIAYYIDGSMMPWIGFIFLMGHMSINHITRQILDDPQVIDITGAQMVLVMKLSAFCWNVHDGRLPQDQLSDPQKYAAITTFPPILDYAGYVLFFPGLFGGPAFDYVAYRRWIDTTLFEVPPGTDPSKAPPTRKKRKIPRSGTPAMKKAIIGLVWIFVFLQLGSIYNQDAVLDPSFMDYSFLRRVWTLYALGFTARTKYYGVWTLAEGACVLSGMGYNGFDGKTGKVFWNRLENIDAWKLETAQNSHGYLGNWNKNTNHWLRNYVYLRVTPKGKKPGFRASLATFTTSAFWHGFYPGYYLSFVLGSFVQTVAKNFRRHVRPFFLSADETTPGPYKRCYDLASWFVTQTVMSFVVMPFIFLSFPASNRVWQSVYYYGIVAIILSLAFFASPAKGILIKKLKSRDRPKMVRSASTESIQEPTLGLPSDPFKEFDDAVQEVKSEIESRRRRGSVVTMPTGEELKAAVEDKIGRPLG is encoded by the exons ATGTTCCCAGGAATCGATTACTGTACGtccatttcctttttttttttttgcgcgGATTCGAGTCTTG TGTTCAGTTATCCTGCCAGGATTACTGGAGCTTCTGTCGATGAGC TAAAACTCATAGCTTCGTTCCTCCTTTCGTATCCGCTGGCAGGGCTATTGAAGAGAATTCCAGATACCCAGCCTTGGAAGAAAAATGCATTCAATATTGCAGTATCGCTATTCTACCTCATCGGGCTATTTGACCTGTGGGATGGCCTGCGGACGCTCATCTACAGTTCCGCCGGCATCTACGCCATTGCCTACTATATCGACGGTTCAATGATGCCTTGGATTGGATTCATATTTCTGATGGGCCACATGTCAATCAACCACATTACTCGCCAGATCTTAGACGACCCGCAAGTTATTGACATTACTGGAGCCCAAATGGTGCTTGTGATGAAACTCTCGGCTTTCTGCTGGAACGTGCATGACGGCCGATTGCCTCAAGACCAGCTGTCGGACCCCCAGAAGTATGCTGCGATTACCACATTTCCCCCGATATTGGACTATGCGGGCTACGTGCTGTTTTTCCCGGGCCTTTTCGGTGGTCCCGCATTTGACTATGTTGCCTACCGTCGATGGATCGACACCACGCTCTTCGAAGTGCCTCCAGGCACAGATCCGTCCAAGGCACCGCCGACTAGAAAGAAACGGAAGATTCCCCGAAGTGGAACTCCTGCTATGAAGAAAGCAATCATAGGTCTAGTATGGATTTTCGTTTTCCTGCAACTCGGCTCAATTTACAACCAAGATGCGGTTCTGGACCCCAGTTTCATGGACTACTCATTTTTACGACGGGTTTGGACCCTATACGCTCTTGGATTTACGGCCCGCACCAAGTATTACGGCGTGTGGACCCTAGCTGAAGGTGCTTGTGTTCTGTCAGGGATGGGTTATAATGGCTTTGATGGCAAAACCGGCAAGGTATTTTGGAACCGGCTGGAGAACATCGATGCCTGGAAGCTCGAGACCGCTCAAAATTCCCACGGCTACTTAGGGAACTGGAATAAGAACACCAACCACTGGCTGCGCAATTATGTCTACTTGCGCGTTACCCCTAAAGGAAAGAAACCGGGATTCCGCGCGAGTCTGGCGACATTCACAACCAGTGCCTTCTGGCATGGATTTTACCCTGGGTATTATTTATCATTTGTTTTAGGATCCTTTGTCCAAACTGTGGCGAAGA ACTTTCGACGCCATGTTCGGCCGTTTTTCCTTTCTGCAGACGAGACTACACCCGGCCCATACAAGCGTTGCTATGACCTTGCCAGCTGGTTTGTGACCCAGACTGTTATGTCTTTCGTTGTAATGCCATTCATCTTCTTGTCTTTCCCGGCTTCGAACCGCGTTTGGCAAAGCGTCTACTATTATGGAATCGTTGCTATAATTTTGTctctcgctttcttcgcttcGCCAGCAAAGGGTATCCTCATAAAGAAGTTGAAATCTCGCGATCGTCCCAAGATGGTACGCTCAGCAAGCACAGAGAGCATTCAAGAGCCAACACTGGGTTTGCCAAGTGATCCCTTCAAGGAATTCGACGATGCGGTACAGGAGGTCAAATCTGAAATCGAATCCAGACGCAGACGAGGCAGCGTGGTCACAATGCCAACAGGCGAGGAACTCAAGGCCGCGGTCGAAGACAAAATCGGCCGCCCACTAGGATGA